One Scylla paramamosain isolate STU-SP2022 chromosome 6, ASM3559412v1, whole genome shotgun sequence DNA segment encodes these proteins:
- the LOC135101160 gene encoding hexokinase type 2-like, translating into MVKDICQELVLNHEAIKEVCSCLQEEINRGLGKDSNPEATIKCFPTYVRELPNGKENGRFLALDLGGTNFRVLLIELGAKCTMDSRIYAVPQPIMVGPGDGLFDHIAECLASFIKERDLGTELLPLGFTFSFPCKQEGLTKARLACWTKGFKCPGVEGRDVVELLKQAIARRGDVRIKICAVLNDTTGTLMSCAWKNHNCRIGLIVGTGTNACYMEKLEKVELWDGSTDEPPQVIINTEWGAFGDNGCLDFVRTEYDNTIDRESINPGRQLYEKMISGMYMGEIARQVLVRLVSDGLLFGGYASDILLEKGSFFTKYISEIESDKPDDFNNCRAILEELGFNDATDADCANVRHVCECVSRRAASLAAAGVAVLLNRINEESVTVAVDGSVYRFHPHFHNLMVEQISHLIKPGIKFDLMLSEDGSGRGAALVAAVASRSASMR; encoded by the exons ATG GTAAAGGATATATGCCAGGAGCTGGTTCTGAATCATGAAGCTATAAAGGAGGTGTGTAGCTGCCTTCAGGAAGAGATCAACAGGGGCCTTGGAAAGGACTCCAATCCCGAGGCCACAATAAAATGCTTCCCTACTTATGTGAGAGAACTTCCAAATGGCAAAG AGAATGGAAGGTTCTTGGCACTGGATCTTGGAGGCACCAATTTCAGGGTCCTCTTGATTGAGTTGGGAGCCAAGTGTACCATGGACAGCAGGATCTATGCCGTACCTCAACCCATCATGGTGGGACCTGGAGATGgg CTCTTTGACCACATAGCTGAATGTTTAGCAAGTTTCATCAAGGAGCGAGATCTGGGGACTGAGCTACTTCCTCTGGGCTTCACATTCAGCTTCCCATGCAAGCAGGAAGGTCTGACCAAGGCACGTCTTGCTTGCTGGACCAAGGGATTCAAATGTCCGGGTGTTGAAGGCAGGGACGTTGTGGAGCTACTCAAGCAAGCCATTGCTAGACGAGGG GATGTGAGGATCAAAATTTGTGCAGTGCTGAATGACACCACCGGCACTCTCATGTCCTGTGCCTGGAAGAACCACAACTGCCGCATTGGTCTCATTGTGG GTACAGGAACCAATGCTTGCTACATGGAGAAACTTGAGAAGGTGGAACTCTGGGATGGCAGCACAGATGAACCACCTCAG GTGATCATCAACACTGAATGGGGTGCGTTTGGAGACAATGGCTGCTTAGACTTTGTTCGCACAGAGTATGACAATACTATTGACCGGGAATCAATCAATCCAGGAAGGCAGCT GTATGAGAAGATGATCAGTGGGATGTACATGGGGGAGATTGCCAGGCAGGTCCTTGTCCGTCTGGTGTCTGATGGACTACTCTTTGGAGGATATGCTTCAGATATTCTTCTTGAGAAAGGCTCATTTTTCACCAAATACATATCTGAAATAGAGAG TGACAAACCTGATGACTTCAACAACTGCCGTGCCATCTTGGAAGAGTTAGGATTCAATGATGCCACTGATGCCGATTGTGCCAATGTCCGCCACGTCTGTGAATGTGTCTCCAGGCGGGCAGCAAGCTTGGCTGCTGCAGGTGTTGCTGTGCTCCTTAACcgcataaatgaagaaagtgtAACTGTGGCAGTGGATGGCTCAGTGTATCGTTTCCACCCACATTTCCACAATCTCATGGTAGAACAAATTTCACACCTCATCAAACCTGGAATTAAG TTTGATCTCATGCTGTCTGAGGACGGCAGTGGACGTGGTGCTGCCCTAGTGGCTGCTGTTGCCTCCAGATCTGCTAGCATGAGATAG